Part of the Bacteroidota bacterium genome is shown below.
GCAAGGAAGGCTTTAAAAAAGTTACCTGTGCACACAAAGCCAATATTATGAAGTTAACCGATGGTTTGTTTTTAGAAACTTTTTATGAAGTGGCTAAAGATTACCCGGAAATTGAAGCAAACGATGTAATTGTTGATGATTTGGCTATGAAACTGGTAGCTAAACCACAAACCTTTGAGGTGGTGGTATTAACCAACCTGCAAGGCGATATTATGAGCGATTTATGTGCAGGATTGGTAGGAGGTTTAGGCTTTGCCCCTTCAGCTAATATTGGCGAAAACATTTCTATTTTTGAAGCGGTACATGGTACTGCTCCTGATATTACCGGTAAAAACATTGCTAATCCAACTGCATTATTGTTAAGCGGATTAATGATGTTACGTTTTTTAGGTTTAATGGAATATGCTACTAAAATAGAAAATGCATTATTGGTTACGCTTGAAAACGGCTCGCATACGGGTGACTTTGGTGACAAATCAACGCCTGCTTTAAACACTACTGAATTTGCTCAAACCATTATTAATAATTTTGGTAAAGAGCCTAAAGAAGGGAAAGCAAGAGAAAGTAATATTAAATCAACTTTCCATTTACCAACACGCCCTGCTACACAAAAAGTAATGGTTAGCCCAAAAGCAGCTACTACGGAAACGGTAGTAGGTGTTGATTTATTTTTTGAAAGTGAACAAACTGCCGACTTGTTGGCTCCTGTTATTCAAAAACATTTACAAAGTGGCTTAAAACTAATTATGATTTCGAACCGCGGTACGCAAGTATGGCCAACAGGAAGTGTATTTACCGAGTGTGTTGACCAATACCGTGCTAGGATTGAAGCCGTAGATGGTTACCAAACCAATTTAGGCGAAATGCTTGAAATGGGCAGAAAAGTAAGCGATGATTTATTTGTATCATCAATAGAAATATTAAGAAAATTTGGCGAAAAAGCCGGATACTCACTGGCACAGGGTCAGTAATAAAACAAAAAAGGGTTTGCGTTAAACGTAAACCCTTTTTTGTTTATCAGCATTCAGTTTTACTTCATACTTTGTACCGTTTGCTCCAATACCTTTTTAAATTCCGCAGGG
Proteins encoded:
- a CDS encoding NADP-dependent isocitrate dehydrogenase — its product is MSNNPIKVSVAKGDGIGPEIMDAVLNIFEAAQVPLQYEFIDMGKSFYDKGFSTGMTPEAKESVETNGLLFKGPMETPKGKGVKSINVTARKTWSTFANRRHFKSLNGVGTVFSQAGIPIDITIVRENIEGTYGGIEHMLTQDVALCRRFITRPGSIQVHRFAFEMARKEGFKKVTCAHKANIMKLTDGLFLETFYEVAKDYPEIEANDVIVDDLAMKLVAKPQTFEVVVLTNLQGDIMSDLCAGLVGGLGFAPSANIGENISIFEAVHGTAPDITGKNIANPTALLLSGLMMLRFLGLMEYATKIENALLVTLENGSHTGDFGDKSTPALNTTEFAQTIINNFGKEPKEGKARESNIKSTFHLPTRPATQKVMVSPKAATTETVVGVDLFFESEQTADLLAPVIQKHLQSGLKLIMISNRGTQVWPTGSVFTECVDQYRARIEAVDGYQTNLGEMLEMGRKVSDDLFVSSIEILRKFGEKAGYSLAQGQ